In Mytilus galloprovincialis chromosome 1, xbMytGall1.hap1.1, whole genome shotgun sequence, the following are encoded in one genomic region:
- the LOC143080571 gene encoding toll-like receptor 2, which translates to MMAFTLFITASFFAYVSCHTCFIEDNRGDCSSRGLKTIPQNLPRNLTSLDLKRNLIETILHCDFQFYGRLIILILDKNMISVLQSNAFKALTLLKHLSMADNMIDLNTSYVSEIFRPLKSLDRLYISRNMQVGTGLPVYYPFFGYFRKLTILEMDLARKPVWNKCGFLKLQQLRTLSFDFCYLDKMTNRTFAFMPPSIENVYFVGCKIRQLAELNFLEPFQSLKILRLFQVCMDIESALMIVYPFTKMQELNFTKVNPGYCDGLVRAPYAVIITADMTKYLRNICLRKLILIRNGIVDFKPNSLLSYTYPECFVTIVFSGDRFSITNGFKAVELTKFALQLSSLVTFNYSGILGISTDEMNSGLTVDTEYAENLDNVNANNWKLDVQITYPFPRSLVVLVLSKFAGVEHIQGTTPHTIYFSSIHHLRVLDLSYFKMKYFPNIVFNGTNYLKYVDLSGIDSTLYSGRNNIPLFKESKTLILKHARLDLTFRRGKKIFSLFPTVKRLDISYNHLWFLPIDAFNSNKHLRHLDMGFNLFSEVPIAVHTLTNLEVLNLERNNLQTINETFQQFFDLRNDRTEASFQLKLSGNVFRCNCETSDFVLWISKTRIKLDKPARNYTCQLGNGTYTTTQKAAENFHEFYGNCENEVWLRVGICLLVIFITFTTPIAVIVNFRWRIAYWVYRVFKRVVENDLRSKFKYDIYLSYSDDCFDWVKEMLISKIENTWKMKICIEDRDILAGIIRSDAISQSIHESKNIIFVISKSFTKKTWGNFEIQRAKYEKYTGHLQRIIVITRNVQVENFPIELDCILDDVFLVNWSDQEIENGWDKLRMALFSDYS; encoded by the coding sequence atgATGGCTTTTACTCTTTTTATAACAGCATCTTTTTTTGCATATGTTTCTTGtcatacatgttttattgaagaCAACAGAGGAGATTGTTCTTCACGAGGGCTCAAAACTATTCCACAGAATTTACCACGGAATCTTACGTCACTGGACTTAAAACGAAATTTAATAGAAACAATATTACATTGCGATTTCCAATTTTATGGAAGATTGATAATATTGATTTTAGACAAGAACATGATTTCCGTTCTGCAATCAAATGCTTTTAAAGCACTTACACTTTTGAAACATCTGTCAATGGCAGACAATATGATTGATCTTAATACATCATATGTTTCGGAAATATTCAGACCTCTGAAATCTCTAGATAGGCTTTACATTTCAAGAAATATGCAAGTAGGAACAGGTTTGCCAGTTTATTATCCGTTTTTTGGATATTTTCGTAAACTTACGATTCTAGAAATGGATCTTGCTCGAAAGCCAGTGTGGAATAAATGTGGATTTTTAAAACTGCAACAGTTACGAACTTTATCTTTTGACTTCTGCTATTTAGATAAAATGACGAATAGGACCTTCGCTTTTATGCCACCATCAATAGAAAATGTCTACTTTGTGGGCTGTAAGATTCGACAGTTGGCTGAACTGAACTTTCTCGAACCTTTCCAATCATTGAAGATCCTCCGCCTATTCCAAGTTTGCATGGACATTGAGTCAGCACTGATGATTGTATATCCTTTTACAAAAATGCAAGAGTTGAACTTTACAAAAGTTAATCCTGGATACTGTGATGGACTAGTTAGGGCTCCATATGCAGTAATAATAACTGCTGATATGACAAAATACTTGCGAAATATATGTTtgagaaaattaattttgataagaaATGGTATTGTTGATTTCAAGCCTAATTCTTTACTTTCTTACACATATCCTGAATGCTTTGTTACAATAGTTTTTTCTGGAGACCGATTTTCAATAACAAATGGATTTAAAGCAGTTGAACTGACAAAATTCGCATTGCAGTTATCAAGTCTTGTAACCTTTAATTATTCCGGGATTCTCGGTATATCAACCGACGAAATGAATTCAGGTTTAACGGTTGATACAGAATATGCAGAAAATCTGGATAATGTCAACGCAAATAATTGGAAACTAGATGTTCAGATAACCTACCCGTTCCCGCGATCACTTGTAGTACTTGTTTTGTCGAAATTTGCTGGAGTTGAACATATTCAAGGGACTACTCCACACACAATATACTTTTCGAGTATTCACCACTTACGTGTCCTAGATTTATCCTATTTCAAGATGAAGTATTTTCCAAATATTGTGTTCAATGGAACGAACTACTTGAAATATGTTGACCTTTCGGGTATTGACTCAACTCTATACTCAGGAAGGAATAATATTCCGTTGTTTAAAGAATCTAAAACTTTAATATTGAAACATGCAAGACTTGATTTGACATTTAGAagaggtaaaaaaatatttagtctTTTTCCAACAGTAAAAAGATTGGACATATCATATAACCACTTATGGTTTCTCCCAATTGACGCATTCAACTCCAACAAACACTTACGACATCTTGATATGGGATTCAACTTATTTTCGGAAGTACCAATAGCGGTGCACACTTTAACAAATCTTGAAGTACTAAATTTAGAACGTAATAATCTCCAAACGATCAATGAGACGTTTCAGCAATTTTTCGATTTGAGAAATGATCGAACTGAGGCTTCGTTTCAATTGAAACTTTCTGGAAATGTTTTTAGATGTAATTGTGAGACTTCTGACTTTGTGTTATGGATTTCCAAAACGAGGATAAAACTTGATAAACCTGCGCGAAACTATACGTGCCAGTTAGGAAACGGAACATATACTACTACACAAAAAGCGGCAGAAAATTTCCATGAATTTTACGGCAATTGTGAAAATGAAGTGTGGCTCCGAGTTGGTATATGTTTACTCGtgatttttataacatttactaCTCCTATTGCAGTCATAGTTAATTTCAGGTGGCGAATAGCGTATTGGGTATATCGGGTTTTTAAAAGAGTTGTTGAAAATGATTTAAGGTCAAAATTCAAATACGATATTTACTTATCTTATTCAGATGATTGCTTCGATTGGGTTAAAGAAATGTTAATATCGAAAATTGAGAACACATGGAAAATGAAAATATGTATAGAGGATCGGGATATTTTGGCTGGAATTATCCGATCTGATGCCATTTCACAGTCTATTCATGaaagtaaaaatataatatttgtcATTTCTAAATCATTCACCAAAAAAACCTGGGGAAATTTTGAGATTCAAAGAGCAAAGTATGAAAAGTACACTGGACATCTGCAGCGTATTATTGTCATTACAAGAAACGTCCAAGTAGAAAACTTCCCAATCGAACTCGATTGTATACTCGATGACGTCTTTCTTGTGAATTGGTCAGACCAGGAAATTGAAAATGGATGGGACAAGTTGAGAATGGCGTTGTTTTCCGACTATAGTTAA